The genomic region atgcccaaaaaaaaaaaaaagtattagtaGTTACAAAATATGATCATGCATCAACAATTTTACAagaactaaataataataatgtgagagtaataataactaattaaacaaataaGATTACATTTCTCTCCATACAGCCAATCTCTAGTGCAAACCAATGCCTCAACAGTGTCTGGCCTCAATGAACTCCTAAATTGATCAATCACTCTCCCACCAACACTAAAAGTAGACTCTGAGGCAACAGTAGAAATAGGAACACTCAAAACATTACGAGCCATGGAAGCTAATTCAGGGAATCAGAACTGATTTGCTTTCCAAAATGAGAGAATATCTAAGTTTGCACGCCTGTCCACTCTTGGCTCATCCAAATAGAGTTctaatagatttttttgtgattgggcAGACTCTTCATCGATTTCAAATGAATCAAATTCCTAAATAAACAACAATGTCAATAAATATCACTCTTACAAAAGAGCAAATaacttattaaattaaaataaaaaatagcaatataatataacatattaaattaaaataatttttacctGCATAACTGCTCTAGTCTCTTTGCTAAAAGATTGAATTGGACTCACATGAACAACCTGTCCACCACGTTTTCTAGTAGCTGCTGATGTTGTAGGAGCATTACTTGCATATTCCAAgtaaagagaaaataatttctCACGCACATTCAAATATGCAGGGGAACCACTATATCCATAAAGCTTCTTATAGCAAAAATCCACAAATTGAAGCTTATAACGAGGGTCCGAAGTAACTGCTATAGCTAGTAGTACATTGAAGTCCAACCAATACTTCTCAAACTTGGCAAGCATTTGGACTGCCATTCTTCTCATGTACTCATCTTCATTCTCCATTTGTTGCCTCAAGGTT from Castanea sativa cultivar Marrone di Chiusa Pesio chromosome 11, ASM4071231v1 harbors:
- the LOC142616397 gene encoding zinc finger BED domain-containing protein RICESLEEPER 1-like; amino-acid sequence: MENEDEYMRRMAVQMLAKFEKYWLDFNVLLAIAVTSDPRYKLQFVDFCYKKLYGYSGSPAYLNVREKLFSLYLEYASNAPTTSAATRKRGGQVVHVSPIQSFSKETRAVMQEFDSFEIDEESAQSQKNLLELYLDEPRVDRRANLDILSFWKANQF